A DNA window from Flavisolibacter ginsenosidimutans contains the following coding sequences:
- a CDS encoding L-serine ammonia-lyase — MAHEAISVFDMFKIGVGPSSSHTLGPWRAAQKFVETLQKKNLLQSVRSLNVLLYGSLAKTGKGHGTDIAVLLGLSGDDPVTFEVENINAKVDDITAMKRIVLGSLHEIPFNPTEDIDFLLSESLPFHPNGLSFLADLKNGEKISETYYSIGGGFVVQEGEKANTGNAVSLPFPINSSADLLHWCLKTGLAIHEVVLENENTWRSEKETKEGVLKTWQVMKECTFRGCHTTGTLPGGLFVKRRAADLAKRLLKERKYSSHEEWIEAIKQGGNSFQYILDWVSCFALAVNEENAAFGRVVTAPTNGAAGVIPAVLHYYLVFGENATEEKVIQFLLTASEVGSIFKKGATISAAMGGCQAEIGVSSSMAAAALTEVMGGTQRQALMAAEIAMEHHLGMTCDPIAGLVQVPCIERNTMGAIKAITASQLALQSSPDYAKVSLDVVVETMWETALDMNSKYKETAEGGLAVNIPLSLSEC, encoded by the coding sequence GTGGCACACGAAGCGATTTCGGTATTTGACATGTTCAAAATTGGGGTTGGCCCTTCGTCTTCGCACACGCTTGGTCCCTGGCGTGCCGCGCAAAAATTCGTCGAGACGCTTCAGAAGAAAAATTTGCTTCAATCCGTCAGGAGTTTGAACGTTTTGCTTTACGGCTCACTGGCCAAAACGGGCAAAGGCCACGGAACTGACATTGCCGTTTTACTGGGCTTGAGCGGTGATGACCCCGTAACCTTCGAGGTCGAAAACATTAACGCAAAGGTTGACGATATCACCGCAATGAAACGGATTGTTTTGGGGAGCTTGCACGAAATTCCCTTTAACCCAACAGAAGATATTGATTTCTTACTCTCGGAATCGCTGCCGTTTCATCCCAATGGATTAAGCTTTCTCGCCGATTTAAAAAACGGTGAAAAAATTTCGGAAACCTATTATTCTATCGGCGGCGGTTTTGTCGTACAGGAAGGAGAGAAGGCCAATACAGGCAACGCCGTTTCGCTTCCATTCCCGATAAATTCTTCTGCTGATTTGTTGCATTGGTGTTTGAAAACAGGTCTTGCCATTCACGAAGTAGTATTGGAAAATGAAAACACCTGGCGATCAGAAAAAGAAACAAAAGAAGGCGTTTTAAAAACCTGGCAGGTGATGAAAGAATGCACTTTTCGCGGTTGCCATACAACAGGTACGTTGCCGGGAGGATTGTTTGTAAAAAGAAGGGCGGCCGACCTGGCTAAACGCCTGCTTAAAGAGAGAAAATATTCGTCGCACGAAGAGTGGATCGAAGCCATTAAACAAGGAGGCAATTCCTTTCAATACATTTTGGATTGGGTGAGTTGTTTTGCCCTTGCGGTGAACGAAGAAAACGCGGCCTTTGGCAGAGTGGTAACGGCGCCCACGAACGGTGCAGCCGGTGTCATTCCCGCCGTGCTGCATTATTACCTTGTGTTTGGCGAAAACGCAACGGAAGAAAAAGTGATTCAATTTTTGCTCACGGCATCGGAAGTTGGAAGCATCTTCAAAAAAGGCGCAACGATTTCTGCCGCGATGGGCGGATGCCAGGCAGAAATCGGCGTATCGTCTTCAATGGCGGCGGCGGCACTAACGGAAGTGATGGGCGGTACGCAAAGGCAAGCCTTAATGGCAGCGGAAATTGCGATGGAGCATCATTTGGGCATGACCTGCGATCCGATTGCCGGCCTCGTGCAAGTGCCCTGCATTGAACGAAACACGATGGGCGCTATCAAAGCCATCACAGCTTCGCAACTCGCTTTGCAAAGCTCTCCCGATTACGCAAAAGTTTCGCTGGATGTTGTTGTCGAAACCATGTGGGAAACGGCGCTGGACATGAATTCCAAATACAAGGAAACCGCTGAAGGCGGGCTGGCCGTTAATATTCCTTTGAGCTTGAGCGAGTGCTAA
- a CDS encoding glycosyltransferase family 4 protein, whose protein sequence is MAGMEANKTGNCKLLSVVWFKVLPPKFGGQKAVAFFNQHLAKCAPLICLCSKNNESIATNYRIENILPVGKIQVLNPFAWQKIYTAAKREGITHLLLEFPYYGLAGMLCKKLLGVKLVVNTHNIEYLRFKEQKKWWWGLLFHLERLILRAADAVFFKTEADLNAAQRKFDLTPKNLAVIPYGVDEMKGFNKAKARHIVQQKHGVEANERILLFAGTLDYVPNADAVVSVEKNLIPLLNQQSFPYKIIVCGRNRFKKFQYLNDLQNDRLLLAGEVDNIETYFEAADVFINPVLSGGGLQTKTLDALSYHLNVVCFRSKTVGISNAENKIFSVRDGDWNAFASKIIAASQRTTETPQAFFKKYNWRTIAADAYKKILAC, encoded by the coding sequence ATGGCGGGCATGGAAGCAAATAAAACCGGTAACTGCAAACTCTTAAGCGTCGTTTGGTTTAAAGTTTTGCCGCCAAAATTCGGCGGGCAAAAAGCCGTTGCATTTTTTAATCAGCATTTGGCTAAATGCGCTCCGCTGATTTGTCTTTGTTCAAAAAACAACGAAAGCATCGCAACAAACTACCGCATTGAAAACATTTTGCCGGTTGGGAAAATACAGGTATTGAATCCGTTTGCATGGCAAAAGATTTATACCGCTGCAAAACGCGAAGGCATCACGCATCTTTTGCTTGAATTTCCTTACTATGGATTGGCCGGAATGCTTTGCAAAAAACTTCTTGGCGTTAAACTGGTTGTGAACACGCACAACATCGAATACCTGCGCTTTAAAGAACAAAAAAAATGGTGGTGGGGATTGTTGTTTCACCTGGAGCGGCTGATCTTGCGGGCTGCTGATGCTGTCTTTTTTAAAACGGAAGCCGATTTAAACGCCGCACAACGAAAGTTTGATTTAACACCAAAGAACCTCGCTGTTATTCCTTACGGTGTTGACGAGATGAAAGGGTTTAACAAGGCGAAAGCCAGACACATTGTTCAACAAAAGCACGGTGTTGAAGCGAATGAAAGAATCTTGCTTTTTGCCGGTACGCTTGATTATGTGCCGAACGCTGACGCGGTTGTTTCGGTTGAAAAAAACTTAATTCCGTTGTTGAATCAACAATCGTTTCCTTATAAAATCATCGTGTGCGGACGAAACCGTTTCAAAAAATTTCAATACCTGAATGATCTGCAAAACGACCGACTTCTGTTGGCCGGTGAAGTGGACAACATTGAAACGTATTTTGAAGCCGCCGATGTTTTCATCAATCCTGTTTTGAGTGGCGGCGGCCTGCAAACAAAAACACTGGACGCTCTCTCCTATCATTTAAACGTTGTGTGTTTTAGAAGCAAAACCGTTGGCATAAGCAACGCAGAAAATAAAATTTTTTCTGTGCGTGACGGCGACTGGAATGCCTTCGCTTCAAAAATCATCGCCGCATCGCAAAGGACCACGGAAACGCCGCAAGCCTTTTTTAAAAAATACAATTGGCGTACTATTGCGGCCGACGCTTACAAAAAAATTCTTGCCTGTTGA
- a CDS encoding queuosine precursor transporter, protein MVANILKDKPTKLLLGISAFFVANALIAESIGTKIFSLEKLFGLHPANFSLFGQSGLAFNLTCGVLLWPLEFVITDIVNEFYGPKVVRRISFTAIGLISYAFLMYFLAIGTPPADFWLGSQKSSGIDNMQTSFNAIFGQGMRIIIGSLVAFLVSQLVDVYIFHKIKKITGDKHIWLRATGSTVVSQLVDSYIVLFIAFSGVFPWQLILGIGIVNYCYKFTMALVLTPVIVLVEKRMEKYLGHDVARKMKKAAMGQEEALTPIPTAG, encoded by the coding sequence ATGGTCGCTAATATTTTAAAAGACAAACCCACGAAACTGCTGCTGGGCATTTCGGCTTTTTTTGTTGCCAACGCCTTGATTGCCGAATCCATCGGCACTAAGATTTTTTCGCTTGAAAAATTATTCGGGCTGCATCCCGCAAACTTTTCTTTGTTTGGTCAAAGTGGACTGGCCTTTAATTTAACCTGCGGCGTTTTGCTTTGGCCACTCGAGTTTGTCATCACCGACATCGTCAATGAGTTTTACGGGCCGAAAGTCGTGCGCCGTATTTCTTTTACCGCCATTGGTTTGATTTCGTACGCTTTCCTGATGTATTTTCTTGCCATCGGTACGCCGCCAGCGGATTTTTGGTTGGGTAGTCAAAAGAGCAGCGGCATTGACAACATGCAAACTTCCTTCAACGCCATCTTTGGGCAAGGTATGCGCATCATCATCGGCAGCCTTGTTGCGTTTTTGGTCAGCCAGTTGGTTGATGTTTACATTTTCCACAAAATAAAAAAGATCACCGGCGATAAACACATCTGGCTGCGGGCCACGGGTTCAACGGTGGTGTCGCAGTTGGTGGACAGCTACATTGTTTTGTTCATCGCGTTTAGCGGCGTGTTTCCCTGGCAATTGATCCTCGGCATCGGCATCGTAAACTATTGCTACAAGTTTACCATGGCATTGGTACTCACGCCTGTCATTGTTTTGGTAGAAAAGAGGATGGAGAAATATTTAGGACACGATGTGGCTCGCAAGATGAAAAAAGCGGCGATGGGACAGGAGGAAGCATTAACGCCGATACCAACGGCTGGTTAA
- a CDS encoding NUDIX hydrolase, which produces MFSLRVYGILINDRNELLVSDEYIRGGYYTKFPGGGLEFGEGTRDCLKREFMEEMNLKVEIGEHIYTTDFYQMSAFRPDQQIISIYYYAKALEEITVPLRSAPFQFDEAQLKIYEVQKEIETFRFIPLDKISEKDLTLPIDKLVVQMVKKNP; this is translated from the coding sequence ATGTTCAGCCTTCGCGTTTACGGCATTTTAATCAACGACCGCAACGAATTGCTGGTAAGTGATGAATACATTCGCGGTGGTTACTACACCAAATTTCCCGGCGGTGGATTGGAGTTTGGCGAAGGCACCCGCGATTGCCTGAAACGCGAATTCATGGAAGAAATGAATTTGAAAGTAGAGATAGGCGAACACATTTATACCACCGATTTTTACCAGATGTCGGCCTTTCGTCCCGACCAGCAAATCATTTCCATTTATTATTACGCGAAGGCGCTGGAAGAAATTACCGTTCCCTTGCGCAGCGCACCTTTTCAATTTGATGAAGCGCAACTGAAAATTTACGAGGTGCAAAAAGAAATTGAAACGTTTCGCTTTATTCCTCTCGATAAAATTTCAGAAAAAGATCTTACGTTGCCGATTGACAAATTAGTGGTGCAAATGGTTAAGAAAAACCCTTAA
- the dapF gene encoding diaminopimelate epimerase, which translates to MRLHFYKYQGTGNDFVIFDNRENKIQLTRKQVAFLCDRRFGVGADGLMLLNPHPQYDFEMKYYNADGRESTMCGNGGRCLVKFADETGILKSQYHFIAVDGEHEARIEANGNVALKMNDVSDVQSRYNKYVLNTGSPHYVEIVENVMGLDVYHAGRAVRYNDEFKNEGVNVNFVQQTGEPDKIIVRTYERGVEDETYSCGTGVTASALVNYHNENGYNYVCVQTKGGMLNVEFDKTENGFKNIWLIGPATKVFEGEIEISDF; encoded by the coding sequence ATGCGCCTTCATTTCTATAAATACCAGGGAACCGGAAATGACTTTGTCATCTTCGACAACCGCGAGAACAAGATTCAGCTTACACGAAAGCAGGTTGCTTTTCTTTGCGACCGTCGCTTTGGCGTTGGCGCCGACGGCCTGATGTTGCTGAACCCTCATCCGCAATACGATTTTGAAATGAAATATTATAACGCCGACGGGCGCGAAAGCACCATGTGCGGAAACGGTGGCCGTTGCCTTGTAAAATTTGCCGATGAGACGGGCATCCTGAAATCACAATACCACTTCATTGCGGTTGACGGTGAACACGAAGCGAGGATTGAAGCCAACGGCAACGTAGCGCTAAAGATGAACGATGTATCGGATGTTCAGTCGCGTTATAACAAGTATGTGCTAAATACCGGTTCGCCGCATTACGTGGAGATTGTTGAAAATGTAATGGGACTTGATGTGTACCACGCTGGCCGTGCCGTACGTTACAACGATGAATTTAAAAATGAAGGTGTCAACGTGAACTTTGTGCAGCAAACCGGAGAACCCGATAAAATAATTGTACGTACCTACGAACGCGGCGTGGAGGATGAAACCTATTCCTGCGGCACCGGCGTTACGGCATCAGCCCTTGTGAACTATCACAACGAGAACGGCTACAACTACGTTTGCGTGCAAACCAAAGGCGGAATGTTGAACGTTGAATTTGACAAGACAGAAAACGGGTTCAAAAACATCTGGCTCATTGGTCCCGCAACGAAAGTTTTTGAAGGAGAGATTGAGATTTCTGATTTCTGA
- a CDS encoding nucleoside phosphorylase has product MQRIAESELIINPRGAVYHLDVRPEELAQTIITVGDPDRVSAVSKYFDEVEVKRQHREFITHTGRIGQKRFSVVSTGIGPDNIDIVLNELDALVNIDFQTRQIKETLSSLDIVRIGTSGSLQEDIPVDSYVASTHGLGLDNLLNFYRLDHNEQERQLLQSFITHTQLNAQITNPYISLAGASLLKNFVDGFHQGITVTCPGFYGPQGRVLRLGVKNPDLINQLTDFRFGQHRITNFEMETSAIYGLGKLLGHHCLSLSAIVANRVAKEFSKDSAKTIDALIQKTLSILSSN; this is encoded by the coding sequence ATGCAACGAATTGCAGAATCGGAATTAATCATCAATCCACGCGGCGCAGTCTATCATTTGGATGTCCGGCCCGAAGAATTGGCGCAAACCATCATTACCGTTGGCGACCCTGATCGGGTTTCGGCCGTCTCGAAATATTTTGACGAAGTAGAAGTCAAACGGCAGCACCGTGAGTTTATCACACACACGGGACGTATCGGACAAAAGCGCTTTTCCGTGGTTTCAACCGGCATTGGCCCCGACAATATTGACATCGTGTTGAACGAACTGGATGCGCTGGTGAACATTGATTTTCAAACGCGGCAAATCAAAGAAACCCTGTCATCGTTAGATATTGTGCGCATCGGCACGTCGGGCTCCTTGCAGGAAGACATTCCCGTTGACAGTTACGTGGCTTCCACGCACGGTTTGGGTCTTGATAACCTGTTGAATTTTTACCGCCTTGACCACAACGAACAGGAACGTCAACTGCTCCAATCCTTCATCACGCATACGCAACTGAATGCGCAAATTACCAATCCTTACATCAGTCTTGCCGGTGCTTCGTTGCTGAAAAATTTCGTGGACGGCTTTCATCAGGGCATTACGGTTACTTGTCCGGGTTTTTACGGTCCGCAGGGTCGTGTGCTTCGGCTGGGCGTAAAAAATCCTGACCTGATTAACCAACTCACTGACTTTCGTTTTGGCCAGCACCGCATCACCAATTTCGAAATGGAAACATCGGCCATTTATGGTTTGGGTAAACTGCTCGGCCATCATTGTCTTTCATTAAGCGCCATCGTAGCAAACCGCGTGGCAAAAGAATTTTCAAAAGACAGCGCAAAGACCATTGATGCACTTATTCAAAAAACTTTGTCCATTCTTTCATCCAATTAA
- a CDS encoding YfhO family protein, whose translation MKKGPFAKILPHFIALVVFLLVSILYCQPALEGKVVNQSDVTHWKGAIHQSQVYAETHGQYPLWTNALFSGMPAFQIGMPGNNLLPWYAHAVLTLSLPKPIQFFFLACICFYFLCCVLRINPYIGIFGALAYGYATYNAVILSVGHETKMWSIAYMAALLGAILLVYERRKYWIGAALTGLIASVMIAVNHPQIDYYFFLIAAVLTVVYIIRWVQAKDYTHLAKALGFVGVAAVIGLLINSVNFFSTLEYQKQTIRGGAGELAEKHEGDAAKGLTKDYAFDYSLYPSEPIVMMVPRAFGGSSSKPEVSQDDSKAVQAAATVPEQLRNQLPLSYYWGGLVSPTSVGTSGPPYIGAVICFLAIIGFFLVDGRYKWWILAACILAILMSWGKYFIGFNTLLYHYLPLYNKFRAPSMILVIPQLLLPLMAVLTVDKVLCEKDKQAFVSYFKKGLIAVGVVFVLLLLCYMSFDFKNTNDKEILRQVASSGQPQLTESVRGFFDGLVADRKSMMLSDIFRALGFCLLGAGALYLAVRKMVKPVVLGLILSAVVLVDLLPVDSRYLSKEDYQEETDNDAGFVPNDKDKSILADKSYFRVFNLLNPFNENFTAYHFNAVGGYHPAKLRIYQELIEKELSQEANLLGTTLQSNPAGLDSLHMPALNMLNAKYIIAKDPNSGQTQFATQNKAAMGPAWLVRSLKVVKDAREEMAAFATLNPRDTAVMQQSFSNKISGPTAWTGEGTITLDKNDNDVANYSFNSNSNQFAVFSEVYYDAGWKAFIDGKEAPIVKVNYVLRGLLVPAGAHKIEFCFEPQDYLLGRKLTTIFTIALLLLIAAAIFFEWRAWKQIKPVTANS comes from the coding sequence ATGAAGAAAGGCCCCTTTGCCAAAATCCTTCCACACTTTATTGCACTTGTTGTGTTTTTGCTCGTTTCTATATTGTACTGTCAGCCGGCGCTGGAGGGAAAAGTCGTCAATCAAAGCGACGTAACGCACTGGAAAGGCGCCATTCATCAATCGCAGGTTTACGCCGAAACGCACGGCCAGTACCCGCTTTGGACGAACGCTTTGTTCAGCGGAATGCCGGCCTTTCAAATCGGTATGCCGGGAAACAATTTGTTGCCCTGGTATGCACACGCAGTACTTACGCTTAGTTTACCCAAACCCATCCAGTTTTTCTTTCTTGCCTGTATTTGTTTTTATTTTTTGTGCTGCGTGTTGCGCATTAATCCTTACATCGGCATCTTTGGCGCACTTGCTTACGGTTATGCCACGTACAACGCGGTGATTCTTTCTGTGGGTCATGAAACCAAGATGTGGTCTATCGCGTACATGGCCGCTTTGCTGGGCGCAATCTTGTTGGTTTATGAACGAAGAAAATACTGGATCGGCGCGGCGCTAACAGGCTTGATCGCTTCGGTAATGATAGCCGTAAACCATCCGCAGATTGATTATTATTTTTTCTTAATCGCTGCAGTGCTCACCGTTGTTTACATTATTCGTTGGGTTCAGGCGAAAGACTACACACATCTTGCAAAAGCATTGGGTTTTGTTGGCGTGGCTGCGGTGATTGGTCTTCTGATTAATTCGGTCAACTTTTTTTCCACGCTCGAATACCAAAAGCAAACCATCAGAGGCGGCGCAGGAGAATTGGCAGAAAAACACGAAGGCGATGCGGCGAAAGGTTTGACAAAAGACTATGCCTTTGATTATAGCCTTTATCCCTCCGAACCCATTGTGATGATGGTTCCGCGTGCCTTTGGCGGAAGCAGCAGCAAACCCGAAGTAAGCCAGGATGATTCAAAAGCTGTGCAAGCTGCTGCAACGGTTCCCGAACAATTGCGCAACCAACTTCCGCTCTCCTATTATTGGGGTGGGCTGGTTAGTCCGACCTCGGTTGGCACGTCGGGTCCGCCGTATATCGGCGCCGTTATTTGCTTTCTTGCCATCATCGGCTTTTTTCTTGTAGATGGCCGTTACAAATGGTGGATTCTGGCCGCTTGTATTCTTGCCATCTTAATGAGTTGGGGTAAATATTTCATCGGCTTCAACACACTTCTTTACCACTATCTGCCGCTGTACAACAAGTTTCGTGCGCCGTCCATGATTCTCGTTATTCCGCAGTTGCTTCTTCCCCTGATGGCCGTGCTCACCGTTGACAAAGTGCTCTGCGAAAAAGACAAACAGGCCTTCGTTTCTTACTTTAAAAAAGGGTTGATTGCGGTTGGTGTTGTATTCGTGTTGCTCTTGCTTTGCTACATGTCTTTCGATTTTAAAAACACCAACGATAAAGAAATTTTGCGCCAGGTGGCTTCGTCGGGACAGCCGCAACTAACCGAGTCCGTTCGCGGCTTTTTTGACGGACTGGTTGCCGATAGAAAATCCATGATGTTGAGTGACATTTTTCGTGCATTGGGTTTTTGCTTGTTAGGTGCCGGCGCACTTTATCTTGCTGTACGCAAAATGGTAAAACCGGTTGTTTTGGGTTTGATTTTATCGGCGGTGGTTTTGGTTGATTTGCTGCCCGTTGACAGCCGTTATTTAAGTAAAGAAGATTACCAGGAAGAAACAGATAACGATGCGGGTTTTGTGCCAAACGACAAAGACAAATCCATTCTTGCTGACAAATCTTATTTCCGCGTTTTTAATTTGCTCAACCCTTTCAATGAAAACTTCACAGCTTATCATTTTAACGCTGTTGGCGGTTATCATCCGGCCAAATTGCGCATCTACCAGGAGTTAATTGAAAAAGAACTTTCGCAGGAAGCGAACCTTTTGGGCACGACTTTGCAGTCAAATCCCGCAGGCCTTGATTCCCTACACATGCCTGCGCTGAACATGCTGAACGCGAAATACATCATTGCAAAAGACCCCAATTCCGGCCAAACGCAATTTGCTACGCAAAACAAAGCGGCGATGGGGCCGGCATGGTTGGTGCGTTCATTGAAAGTCGTGAAAGATGCGCGGGAAGAAATGGCCGCTTTTGCCACGCTTAATCCCAGAGATACAGCCGTGATGCAGCAATCATTCAGCAACAAAATTTCCGGTCCGACGGCTTGGACAGGCGAAGGAACCATCACGCTTGACAAGAACGATAACGACGTTGCCAATTATTCGTTCAACAGCAACAGCAACCAGTTTGCGGTTTTCAGCGAGGTATATTACGATGCGGGTTGGAAAGCTTTTATTGACGGGAAAGAAGCACCGATTGTAAAAGTAAACTACGTGCTGCGTGGTTTGCTGGTTCCTGCTGGTGCACACAAAATCGAATTTTGTTTTGAGCCACAGGATTATTTATTAGGCCGCAAGCTCACCACCATTTTCACCATCGCACTTCTTTTGCTCATTGCGGCAGCAATCTTTTTTGAATGGCGGGCATGGAAGCAAATAAAACCGGTAACTGCAAACTCTTAA
- a CDS encoding FKBP-type peptidyl-prolyl cis-trans isomerase, translated as MKKFFLIALVAALFLSCSKNKCDYNECGIVAPSSEVASVQAYLTSNNITATQHCSGIFYAVDNPGSGKQPNGCSTVTVNYEGKLTNGTVFDHTSAGQPATFSLGDLITGFRNGAIQIKTGGKIHVYIPPSLGYGSRASGSIPANSILIFTIELVSVD; from the coding sequence ATGAAGAAATTTTTTCTGATCGCTCTTGTTGCCGCACTTTTTCTAAGCTGTTCAAAAAATAAATGCGATTATAACGAATGCGGCATCGTGGCGCCGTCTTCCGAAGTTGCTTCCGTACAAGCTTATCTAACGTCTAACAACATTACGGCCACTCAACATTGCAGCGGCATTTTTTATGCGGTTGACAACCCGGGAAGCGGCAAGCAGCCAAACGGTTGCAGCACGGTTACCGTGAACTACGAAGGCAAACTAACCAACGGGACCGTGTTTGATCATACAAGTGCCGGCCAACCCGCAACGTTTAGCCTTGGTGATTTGATTACGGGCTTTCGCAACGGCGCTATTCAAATTAAAACCGGCGGCAAAATCCATGTGTACATTCCGCCTTCACTGGGCTACGGCAGCAGGGCAAGTGGAAGCATCCCGGCCAATTCAATTCTGATATTTACAATTGAATTGGTAAGCGTGGATTAG
- the mqnE gene encoding aminofutalosine synthase MqnE, with protein MLTAEKTLYKDQSPALQNIAEKIGNGERINEEEGLLLFEKGSLSFLGSLANSVRERLHGDNVYFNRNFHIEPTNVCVFSCNFCAYSQLYAHREEGWELSLDQMLNIVKSYDSQPVTEVHIVGGVHPKMNLYFFVDLLKAIKAYRSDLHIKAFTAVELDYMFRKAKVSVDEGVQILKEAGLNSIPGGGAEIFAEDIRQKICADKVDAEGWLKIHEAIHNAGLHSNATMLYGHIESYSHRIDHMSRLRQLQDKTGGFNTFIPLKFRNGDNDMSHVPEVSLIEDLKMYSVARIFMDNFPHLKAYWPMLGRKNAQLSLAFGVDDIDGTIDDTTKIYSMAGAEEQKPAMSTEDLVTLIKQVNRKPVERDTLYNVVKEF; from the coding sequence ATGTTAACAGCAGAAAAAACACTTTACAAAGACCAGTCTCCGGCCCTGCAGAACATTGCGGAAAAAATTGGTAACGGTGAACGTATCAATGAGGAAGAAGGCCTCCTTCTTTTTGAAAAGGGAAGCCTTTCTTTTTTGGGCTCACTTGCCAACAGCGTTCGTGAAAGATTGCACGGCGACAATGTTTATTTCAACCGCAATTTTCATATTGAACCCACGAATGTTTGTGTTTTTTCCTGCAACTTCTGCGCTTATTCGCAGTTATACGCCCATCGGGAAGAAGGCTGGGAACTAAGTCTTGACCAGATGTTGAACATCGTTAAAAGCTATGACTCGCAACCAGTCACTGAGGTTCACATTGTGGGCGGCGTTCATCCAAAAATGAATCTTTATTTTTTTGTTGACTTGTTGAAAGCAATCAAGGCTTACCGCTCTGATTTGCACATCAAGGCTTTTACGGCAGTTGAACTCGACTACATGTTTCGCAAGGCCAAAGTTTCGGTTGATGAAGGCGTTCAGATTTTGAAAGAAGCCGGCTTGAATTCCATTCCCGGTGGCGGCGCCGAAATTTTTGCAGAAGACATTCGCCAAAAAATTTGTGCAGATAAAGTGGACGCCGAAGGTTGGTTGAAAATTCACGAAGCCATTCACAACGCAGGCCTCCACAGCAATGCCACGATGCTTTACGGGCACATTGAAAGCTATTCGCATCGCATTGACCACATGAGCCGCCTGCGCCAATTGCAGGATAAAACCGGCGGCTTCAATACCTTCATTCCGTTGAAATTTCGCAACGGCGACAATGACATGAGCCACGTGCCCGAAGTGAGCCTTATAGAGGATTTAAAAATGTATTCCGTTGCCCGCATTTTCATGGACAACTTTCCGCACCTGAAAGCCTACTGGCCAATGTTGGGCAGAAAAAACGCACAACTTTCACTGGCTTTTGGTGTGGATGATATTGACGGTACGATTGACGACACGACGAAGATTTATTCAATGGCCGGCGCCGAAGAACAGAAGCCCGCAATGAGCACGGAAGATCTGGTTACGTTAATCAAACAAGTGAACAGAAAACCGGTAGAAAGGGATACGTTGTACAATGTAGTAAAGGAGTTCTGA